The following coding sequences lie in one Microvirga sp. 17 mud 1-3 genomic window:
- a CDS encoding response regulator yields MTESLTSSGDLSGLRILVVEDEAAISLLLEDMLLDFGCEVIGPAARLSAALDVVAREQVDIAILDVNVAGEPIYPVAEALAQRSIPFVFSTGYGSAGIRDAFRDRPVLQKPFAQNDLKQKLLLARGAIA; encoded by the coding sequence GTGACCGAAAGTCTGACGAGCAGTGGCGACCTGAGCGGCCTGCGTATCCTGGTCGTTGAGGACGAGGCCGCGATCTCCCTGCTGCTGGAAGATATGCTGCTCGATTTCGGCTGCGAGGTCATCGGCCCGGCGGCCCGCCTGTCGGCTGCCCTCGATGTGGTGGCCCGGGAACAGGTCGACATCGCCATTCTCGACGTGAACGTGGCCGGGGAGCCGATCTATCCGGTAGCGGAGGCCCTTGCGCAACGCTCGATCCCCTTCGTTTTCTCGACCGGATACGGCAGCGCCGGCATCCGCGATGCTTTCCGGGATCGCCCTGTCCTGCAAAAACCCTTCGCGCAGAACGATCTCAAGCAGAAGCTCCTGCTCGCCCGCGGCGCGATCGCCTGA
- a CDS encoding glutamine amidotransferase, which produces MAKRSMPDPILIVLHQEHSTPGRVGRLLQERGHRLDIRRPRYGDPLPETLAEHAGAIIFGGPMSANDGDDFIKAEIDWIRVPLRENKPYLGLCLGAQMLAKHLGARVWEHPDGRAEIGYYPLLPTEDGTALSEAWGVSWPSHVYHWHREGFDCPSGAATLATGDDFPTQAIRAGQAAYGLQFHPEVTHAMICRWTVRAAERLAMPGAQDRARQIEGRFLYDPQVSLWLDRFLDHWLDPQRPAEKIA; this is translated from the coding sequence ATGGCTAAGCGCTCCATGCCTGATCCGATCCTGATCGTCCTGCATCAGGAGCATTCCACCCCCGGCCGGGTCGGACGGCTCCTGCAGGAGCGCGGCCACCGCCTCGACATCCGCCGCCCCCGTTATGGCGATCCCCTGCCCGAGACCCTGGCGGAGCATGCGGGCGCGATCATCTTCGGCGGCCCCATGAGCGCCAATGACGGGGACGATTTCATCAAGGCGGAGATCGACTGGATCCGCGTGCCGTTACGGGAGAACAAGCCCTATCTCGGCCTGTGCCTCGGGGCGCAGATGCTGGCCAAGCATCTCGGCGCTCGCGTCTGGGAGCATCCCGACGGACGGGCAGAGATCGGCTATTATCCACTCCTTCCGACGGAGGACGGGACGGCGCTGAGCGAGGCCTGGGGCGTGTCCTGGCCGAGTCATGTCTACCACTGGCACCGGGAGGGGTTCGATTGCCCCTCGGGAGCCGCCACGCTCGCCACCGGCGACGATTTCCCGACCCAGGCCATCCGTGCCGGACAGGCGGCCTATGGCCTGCAGTTCCACCCGGAGGTCACGCACGCCATGATCTGCCGCTGGACCGTCCGTGCAGCCGAGCGCCTGGCCATGCCCGGTGCGCAGGATCGTGCCCGGCAGATCGAGGGCCGCTTCCTCTACGACCCTCAGGTGTCGCTCTGGCTCGACCGTTTCCTCGACCACTGGCTCGATCCGCAGAGGCCTGCCGAGAAGATCGCCTGA
- a CDS encoding TerB family tellurite resistance protein, which translates to MSFLSHLRAFFGPAAVPEGSDGHGEQLTVAALLALVAQADGRLLRVEEEELRRALRARFGLEESEVERLVARARDGDAAPDPATTLIDRIVQDIPPTERPRLLALAYRIAAVDGNIHEFEDDLIWRTGRLLGLSETELADARRDALGDPEQVRSHG; encoded by the coding sequence ATGTCCTTCCTGTCCCATCTTCGCGCGTTCTTTGGTCCGGCTGCCGTTCCGGAGGGCTCAGACGGTCATGGGGAGCAGCTTACCGTAGCGGCGCTCCTGGCGCTCGTCGCCCAGGCCGATGGCCGCCTCCTCAGGGTCGAGGAGGAGGAATTGCGCAGAGCGCTGCGCGCGCGGTTCGGCCTGGAGGAAAGCGAGGTCGAGCGCCTCGTGGCCCGGGCCCGCGACGGCGATGCGGCGCCTGACCCGGCAACGACCCTGATCGACCGGATCGTCCAGGACATCCCGCCCACCGAGCGGCCGCGCCTTCTGGCGCTCGCCTACCGGATCGCGGCCGTCGACGGCAATATCCACGAGTTTGAAGATGATCTCATCTGGCGGACGGGGCGGCTTCTCGGCCTCTCGGAAACGGAACTCGCCGATGCGCGGCGGGACGCCCTCGGCGATCCGGAACAGGTCCGCAGTCATGGCTAA